From Deltaproteobacteria bacterium:
AGTAGGGTCGGCGCTGAGATCTCTGCCAGGTGATGCCATAGCGGCGGTTGCACGCCGGTGCCTAAGCCTCGCAAGCAGTTGGCCAAGCCGATCGGGTCGTTGCCCAGGCGCGCGGCCCGCGCCGCCGCCAGCGCGGCCGGTCCGAGCCGGGCTTGGGAGGCGAACAGCGGCTGCTGCGTCCAAGCATTGACAAACGCCTCGAGGCCGTCGCGTTCCAGACGCCGGGCGAGTTCGTCATCGGCGGCGGCGCGCGCGCGGCGCGCGGCGGCATCGGCCAGCCCCGGCGAAGCACCTTCGAGCACGAGGCGCTGCACGCGCCCGGGATGCGCGGCGGCGAACGCCAGCGCCACGCGCCCGCCCATCGAGTAGCCGAGCCAGTGTGCACTGTCGATGCGCAGCCGATCCAACAGGCGAGCTAGGTCTTCAATGCAGCGCTCCATGCGGTAGCGCGCGGGGTTGGCCGGCACGTCGGAGCAGCCGTGGCCGAGCAAGTCGATGGCGATGGTCAGGAAGCTCCGCCGCAGACACTCGCTTTGCCGCGCCCAGCCGGCAGCGCTGCCAGTGAAGCCGTGGAGCAAAAGCAGGGGCGTGCCGCTGCCGGCCAACTCGACGTTCAACGACACCTCGCCCACCGCCAGCCGGGCCATCAGTGTGCTCCTGTGGCCAGAGCACGGCTGGCCGCCGCCCATAGCTGGCGATGCAGCACGACGTTGCGCGCGCGACTCACCGCCGGCACCTCAATCACCGTGGTGCGGGGCGCGCCGATGGCGGCAGCGGCGGCGGCACGAAAGTGCTCCCAGGACTCGACCCGCACAAACGCCGCTCCGTACATCTCGACCGCGCCGCGAAAGTCGAGCCCGTGCGGTGTGGCGAAGAACTCCTCGAAGCCGGGATCGCATTCGGCCTGCGGCAGAAAGGAGAAGATACCGCCGCCGTCGTTGTTGAGCACGATGATGGTGGCACGAACGCCGTGACGCTTGACCGCCAGCAGGCCGTTGAGATCGTGATAGAAGCCGAGGTCGCCGGTGACTATCACTACCGGTGTGTCGCCGACCGCGGCTGCCCCCAGCGCGCTCGAAACGAAGCCGTCGATGCCGTTGGCGCCGCGGTTGCCGAAGAAGCGCACCCGCCGCCGGCCGCTCGGCCAGAATGATTCGAGATCACGCACCGGCATGCTGCTGCCGGTGTAGAGCCAGGCGCCGTCGGGCATGAGCGCAGCCAACTCGGAAAACACTTTACCTTCAAACAGCTCGGCCATGGTGGACAGCTGCGCAGCAATCGCCGCCGCGGCCCGGCGATTCGCTTCCAACCACGACGCGCACCAACTGCGGTCGCGTGGCGCTGCCGGCAGGCACCGGCCCAGCGCTCGGCACAGTGCCTGCGGATCAGTTCGCACGATGTCGGTGGCCGACAGCGCGGGGTCGTACCAGACACCGATCGGATCAACGACAATCTGGCGTGCGCCCAGATGCCGCTGGGCGTACTGCGAGAACGCCTTCGATGTCGGCATGGGCCCGAAGCGCAGCACCACCTCGGGAGCCATCTGCGCGGCAAACGCGGCGTCGCGTAGCAACGCATCATACGTCGGCACCACCAGCCCCGTGTCATGCGCGCCGCTGCGCAGCTGCGACAGCGGGTCAGCTAGAATCGGATAGCCAAGCTGGCGAGCGAGACCGGCAATGGCCGTGGCGGTTGCTTCATCCGCATCGAAGGGGCCGCAGGCGATCAGGCCACGAGCCGTGCCCGCAAGCGCCTGGGCGATCCCGGCGACCGTCTCGGGCGCGGCGTGCAGCTCGGGTTGAGGCATTCGGGTCTGCGGCCGACCTGGCGGCGTCGCCGCCGTTGCTGGTGTCGCAGTGTCACAAGCCCAGGCCTGCGGTACCAGCGGCTCACGAAAAGGGAAATTGATGTGCACGGGGCCCTGCGGCAAGGTGCACGCGGCGGCGACGGCACGGCCGGCCAGTGCGCGGAAGTAGCGCGCCCCGGCCTCACCACCGGCAGCTTCAGCGAACCATTTTACCTGCGAGCCGTACAATTTGAGCTGGTCGATGGTTTGCGGCGCTCCGCAATCACGCAGCTCCGCTGGACGGTCGGCGGTAAGCACCAGCAGCGGCACGTGCGCGTATGCGGCCTCGATCACCGCCGGCAGGAAATTGGCCGCAGCCGTCCCCGAGGTGCAGACAATGGCCACGGGCCGCCGCGTGGCCTTGGCGATTCCGAGTGCAAAGAAGGCCGCCGAGCGCTCGTCGATGTGTGACCAGGCGCGCAGCCCGGGGCGCGCCGCGAGCACCAGCGCCAGCGGCGTCGAGCGCGCCCCCGGGCAGACACAGCCGTGCTGCACCCCCGTGCGCTGCAGTTCGTCAACAAAGGCCTCGACCGCTGCGTAGACCGGATCGCTTTGGTACATCGAATCACACTTCCAGCAGCGCCGCGAGCAGCGGCTGCAGCTTGAGCTCGGTCTCGGCCAATTCGGCGTCAGGATCGGAACCGGCGACAATGCCGGCGCCGGCGAACAGCGCGGCGCGATCACCGCGCACCAACGCCGAGCGCAAGGCGACGGCAAACTCGCCTTCCTGGCGGGCATTGATCCAGCCGATCGGGCCGGCGTACCAACCACGGTTGAACGCCTCACGGTCTGTCAGCAGCGCCAGCGCAGCCGCGCGCGGGTAACCGGCGACGGCCGGAGTGGGATGCAGCCGCTCGACCAGTTCCAGCACGCTGCACTGCGCGCGTAGAGTGCCGCTGATCGGGGTGAACAGGTGCTGGAGATTTTCCAGCGCCAGCACCTGCGGCGCGGCGGGAACGGTGAGCGAATCGCACAGCGGAGTCAGGGCCGCCGCAATCGCGCGCACCACCAGCGCGTGCTCGTGTCGTTCCTTGCCGTTGTCGAGCAGCGCGCGGTCGAGTGCGGAAGAGACGCCGCGGGCGCTGGTCCCAGCCAGCGCCGCACTGCACACCACGCCATCCGCCAGACGCACCAGCCGCTCGGGCGTGGCCCCGAGAAAGCTTCCGTTGGGCGTGGCGATCCAGAACGTGGTGCAGT
This genomic window contains:
- the menH gene encoding 2-succinyl-6-hydroxy-2,4-cyclohexadiene-1-carboxylate synthase; translation: MARLAVGEVSLNVELAGSGTPLLLLHGFTGSAAGWARQSECLRRSFLTIAIDLLGHGCSDVPANPARYRMERCIEDLARLLDRLRIDSAHWLGYSMGGRVALAFAAAHPGRVQRLVLEGASPGLADAAARRARAAADDELARRLERDGLEAFVNAWTQQPLFASQARLGPAALAAARAARLGNDPIGLANCLRGLGTGVQPPLWHHLAEISAPTLLVAGAEDDKFRAIAQAMAAHMPRARVAVIPEAGHTTHLENPAAFNRHVIAFLQPGNSPEAADERG
- the menD gene encoding 2-succinyl-5-enolpyruvyl-6-hydroxy-3-cyclohexene-1-carboxylic-acid synthase encodes the protein MYQSDPVYAAVEAFVDELQRTGVQHGCVCPGARSTPLALVLAARPGLRAWSHIDERSAAFFALGIAKATRRPVAIVCTSGTAAANFLPAVIEAAYAHVPLLVLTADRPAELRDCGAPQTIDQLKLYGSQVKWFAEAAGGEAGARYFRALAGRAVAAACTLPQGPVHINFPFREPLVPQAWACDTATPATAATPPGRPQTRMPQPELHAAPETVAGIAQALAGTARGLIACGPFDADEATATAIAGLARQLGYPILADPLSQLRSGAHDTGLVVPTYDALLRDAAFAAQMAPEVVLRFGPMPTSKAFSQYAQRHLGARQIVVDPIGVWYDPALSATDIVRTDPQALCRALGRCLPAAPRDRSWCASWLEANRRAAAAIAAQLSTMAELFEGKVFSELAALMPDGAWLYTGSSMPVRDLESFWPSGRRRVRFFGNRGANGIDGFVSSALGAAAVGDTPVVIVTGDLGFYHDLNGLLAVKRHGVRATIIVLNNDGGGIFSFLPQAECDPGFEEFFATPHGLDFRGAVEMYGAAFVRVESWEHFRAAAAAAIGAPRTTVIEVPAVSRARNVVLHRQLWAAASRALATGAH